In Balaenoptera ricei isolate mBalRic1 chromosome 4, mBalRic1.hap2, whole genome shotgun sequence, the following are encoded in one genomic region:
- the KCNJ15 gene encoding ATP-sensitive inward rectifier potassium channel 15 — MDPINISMASAPLVKHTAGAGLKTSRPRVMSKSGHSNVRIDKVDGIYLLYLQDLWTTVIDMKWRYKLTLFAATFVMTWFLFGVIYYAIAFIHGDLEPSEHTSNHTPCIMKVDSLTGAFLFSLESQTTIGYGVRSITEECPHAIFLLVAQLVITTLIEIFITGTFLAKIARPKKRAETIKFSHCAVITKQNGKLCLVIQVANMRKSLLIQCQLSGKLLQTHVTKEGERILLNQATVKFHVDSSSESPFLILPMTFYHVLDETSPLRDLTPQNLKEKEFELVVLLNATVESTSAVCQSRTSYIPEEIYWGFEFVPVVSLSKTGKYVADFSQFEQIRKSPDCTFYCTDSEKQKLEEKYRQEDQRERELRTLLLQQSNV; from the coding sequence ATGGACCCGATTAACATCAGCATGGCCAGTGCTCCCCTGGTGAAGCACACTGCTGGAGCTGGCCTCAAGACCAGCAGACCCCGAGTCATGTCCAAGAGTGGACACAGCAACGTGAGAATCGACAAAGTGGATGGCATATACCTGCTCTACCTCCAAGACTTGTGGACCACCGTCATCGACATGAAGTGGAGATACAAGCTCACCCTGTTTGCTGCCACGTTCGTGATGACCTGGTTCCTTTTTGGTGTGATCTACTATGCCATTGCCTTCATTCATGGGGACTTAGAACCCAGTGAGCACACTTCAAATCACACCCCCTGCATCATGAAAGTAGACTCCCTCACGGGGGCATTTCTCTTTTCCCTGGAATCCCAGACAACCATCGGCTACGGAGTCCGTTCCATCACGGAGGAATGCCCTCATGCCATCTTCCTCTTGGTGGCTCAGCTGGTCATCACCACCTTGATTGAGATCTTCATCACGGGCACCTTCCTGGCCAAAATCGCGAGACCCAAAAAGCGGGCGGAGACCATCAAGTTCAGCCACTGTGCCGTCATCACCAAGCAGAACGGGAAGCTGTGCTTGGTGATCCAGGTGGCCAACATGAGGAAGAGTCTCCTGATTCAGTGCCAGCTCTCGGGAAAGCTCCTCCAGACCCACGTCACCAAGGAGGGGGAGCGAATCCTCCTCAACCAGGCCACCGTCAAATTCCACGTGGACTCCTCTTCCGAGAGCCCCTTCCTCATCTTGCCCATGACATTCTACCATGTGCTGGATGAGACGAGCCCCCTGAGAGATCTCACCCCCCAAAACCTTAAGGAGAAGGAGTTTGAGCTGGTGGTTCTCCTCAATGCCACGGTGGAGTCCACCAGCGCTGTCTGCCAGAGCCGCACGTCTTACATCCCAGAGGAGATCTACTGGGGTTTTGAGTTTGTGCCTGTGGTTTCTCTCTCAAAAACCGGCAAGTACGTGGCTGATTTCAGTCAGTTCGAACAGATCCGGAAGAGCCCAGATTGCACCTTTTACTGCACGGATTCTGAGAAACAGAAACTTGAGGAGAAGTACAGGCAGGAAGATCAGAGGGAAAGAGAGCTGAGAACGCTTTTGTTGCAACAGAGCAACGTCTGA